In Juglans microcarpa x Juglans regia isolate MS1-56 chromosome 4S, Jm3101_v1.0, whole genome shotgun sequence, a single window of DNA contains:
- the LOC121262856 gene encoding cyclic nucleotide-gated ion channel 17, whose protein sequence is MKLKKEKLVRFYSDSKKQKESPWGRTEPSQLERSSSAYKVPPSLPKSDNGLVGGRNRFTENLRTGKSKVFPEDHEPWRKRILDPGSEIVLQWNRVFIVFCLVALFVDPLYFYLPTLGGNADSSCVKTDLNLRIVVTFFRTIADIFYLLHVIIKFRTAYVAPSSRVFGRGELVMDPKKIAQRYIRSDFLIDLIATLPLPQIVIWFIIPATRSPQADHKNNTLALIVLLQYVPRLYLIFPLSSQIIKATGLVTKTAWAGAAYNLLLYMLASHVLGAAWYLLSIDRYTSCWKKLCKEDRSTGCSLSYLDCSSSRKTWENDTDVFKNCNPANEIEFKYGIFENAVKKNVVFSNFVRKYFYCLWWGLQNLSSYGQNLSTSPFIGETSFAILIAILGLVLFAHLIGNMQTHLQSLTVRLEEWRLKRRDTEEWMRHRQLPEDLKQQVRRFVQYKWLATRGVDEEAILHDLPADLRRDIQRHLCLDLVRRVPFFSQMDDQLLDAICERLVSSLSTAGTYIVREGDPVTEMLFIIRGRLDSSTTNGGRTGFFNSITLRPGDFCGEELLAWALLPKSTVNLPSSTRTVKALNEVEAFALRAEDLKFVANQFRRLHSKKLQHTFRFYSHHWRTWAACFIQAAWRRYKRRMTAKDFTMQESFALNVVENNETDEEEEEHFSVGSNPSQPEMNLRVTILASRFAANTRRGAHRIKDEMPKFKKPEEPDFSTEPDD, encoded by the exons ATGAAACTGAAGAAGGAAAAGCTTGTCAG GTTTTATTCTGatagcaaaaaacaaaaagagtctCCATGGGGAAGAACTGAACCATCACAGCTAGAAAGGTCTTCATCTGCATATAAGGTTCCACCATCTTTGCCAAAATCTGATAATGGACTAGTTGGGGGCAGAAATAGATTCACTGAAAATCTCAGAACTGGAAAGTCTAAGGTGTTTCCAGAGGACCATGAGCCTTGGCGCAAGAGAATACTTGACCCCGGTAGTGAGATTGTGTTGCAATGGAACCGGGTTTTCATTGTTTTTTGCTTGGTGGCACTTTTTGTTGACCCATTGTACTTTTACTTGCCCACGCTGGGAGGAAATGCTGACTCTTCATGTGTAAAGACAGACTTGAATTTGCGAATTGTTGTGACCTTTTTCCGGACAATTGCAGATATATTCTATTTGTTGCATGTGATTATAAAATTCCGGACTGCTTATGTTGCACCTAGCTCTCGGGTGTTCGGCAGGGGTGAACTTGTCATGGATCCGAAGAAGATTGCGCAGAGGTATATTCGATCTGACTTCTTGATAGATCTCATTGCCACACTGCCCCTTCCTCAG ATAGTTATCTGGTTTATTATACCAGCAACAAGAAGTCCCCAAGCTGATCACAAAAACAATACCCTTGCACTTATCGTTCTGCTTCAATATGTTCCGAGATTATATCTGATTTTTCCATTGAGTTCGCAAATAATTAAAGCAACCGGACTGGTCACCAAAACTGCCTGGGCGGGGGCTGCATATAATCTGCTGCTTTATATGCTGGCTAGCCAT GTTTTAGGGGCAGCATGGTATTTGCTGTCTATTGACCGTTATACCTCATGCTGGAAAAAACTTTGTAAAGAGGACCGATCTACAGGTTGCTCACTAAGCTATTTAGATTGCAGTTCATCTCGCAAGACGTGGGAAAATGATACAGACGTGTTTAAGAACTGTAATCCTGCTAATGAAATTGAGTTCAAGTATGGCATATTTGAAAATGCAGtgaagaaaaatgttgttttctCAAACTTTGTCAGGAAGTATTTCTACTGTCTATGGTGGGGCCTACAGAATCTGAG TTCATATGGGCAGAATTTGTCGACCAGCCCTTTTATTGGAGAGACTTCATTTGCCATTCTTATTGCCATCTTGGGTCTTGTATTATTTGCCCATTTGATTGGGAACATGCAG ACGCACTTGCAATCTCTCACTGTGAGGTTAGAGGAATGGAGACTCAAGCGAAGGGACACTGAAGAGTGGATGAGGCATCGCCAACTCCCTGAAGATTTGAAGCAACAAGTTCGACGCTTTGTTCAATATAAGTGGCTTGCAACTCGAGGAGTTGATGAAGAAGCCATCCTCCATGATTTACCTGCTGATCTTCGCCGTGATATCCAGCGCCATCTATGCTTGGACCTTGTTCGACGA GTGCCCTTCTTCTCACAGATGGATGATCAGCTGCTCGACGCAATATGCGAGCGTCTGGTGTCCTCCCTAAGCACTGCAGGTACCTACATTGTTCGTGAGGGTGACCCTGTGACGGAGATGCTCTTTATTATCAGAGGTAGATTGGACAGCTCTACTACCAATGGTGGTCGAACTGGTTTCTTCAATTCGATCACATTGAGACCTGGAGATTTTTGTGGAGAGGAGTTGCTTGCATGGGCCTTGCTCCCCAAATCTACAGTCAACCTGCCATCCTCAACTAGAACAGTCAAAGCACTGAATGAAGTTGAAGCTTTCGCACTGCGAGCTGAAGATCTGAAATTTGTGGCCAATCAATTCAGACGCCTTCACAGCAAGAAGCTGCAGCACACCTTCCGGTTTTATTCTCACCATTGGAGGACATGGGCAGCCTGCTTCATACAGGCTGCTTGGCGTCGGTACAAGAGGAGGATGACTGCAAAAGATTTCACCATGCAGGAATCTTTTGCTTTGAATGTCGTAGAAAACAATGAAacagatgaagaggaagaggaacaTTTTTCTGTTGGTTCAAATCCTTCTCAGCCAGAAATGAACCTGAGGGTCACAATTCTGGCTTCGAGGTTTGCTGCAAACACTAGAAGAGGAGCTCATAGGATAAAGGATGAGAtgccaaaatttaaaaaacctGAAGAGCCTGACTTTTCTACCGAACCTGATGACTAG
- the LOC121263158 gene encoding uncharacterized protein LOC121263158 isoform X1, which yields MASSSLPLINGGIIFSSQYSSLSKHYHSATPLKRGLRRDQDTSMVINRTRGQAFQILANPNVSSGKRGSVKEVIMVDPLEAKRLAAKQMQEIKAKQKFKKRCEIEAINGAWAMIGLTAGLVIEGQTGKSILAQLAGYWSIVVSFFCAVIVKFEKLQIFSQIIL from the exons ATGGCTTCCTCATCTCTGCCACTCATCAATGGAGGCATCATTTTCTCCTCTCAATACTCATCCCTTTCCAAACACTACCACTCCGCAACTCCCCTCAA GCGGGGATTGAGAAGAGACCAAGACACCAGCATGGTCATTAACAGAACCAGAGGACAAGCATTTCAAATCTTGGCTAATCCCAAT GTGTCTTCAGGGAAACGAGGCTCGGTTAAAGAAGTGATCATGGTTGATCCTTTGGAAGCCAAGCGGTTGGCTGCCAAAcaaatgcaagaaattaaagcaAAACAGAAATTCAAG AAGAGATGTGAAATTGAAGCAATTAACGGAGCTTGGGCAATGATTGGTCTTACAGCAGGTTTGGTAATTGAAGGTCAGACTGGAAAAAGTATTTTGGCTCAG TTGGCAGGATACTGGAGCATTGTTGTCAGTTTTTTTTGTGCAGTAATTGTAAAGTTTGAGAAATTGCagattttttctcaaataattcTTTAA
- the LOC121263158 gene encoding uncharacterized protein LOC121263158 isoform X2 has protein sequence MASSSLPLINGGIIFSSQYSSLSKHYHSATPLKRGLRRDQDTSMVINRTRGQAFQILANPNVSSGKRGSVKEVIMVDPLEAKRLAAKQMQEIKAKQKFKRCEIEAINGAWAMIGLTAGLVIEGQTGKSILAQLAGYWSIVVSFFCAVIVKFEKLQIFSQIIL, from the exons ATGGCTTCCTCATCTCTGCCACTCATCAATGGAGGCATCATTTTCTCCTCTCAATACTCATCCCTTTCCAAACACTACCACTCCGCAACTCCCCTCAA GCGGGGATTGAGAAGAGACCAAGACACCAGCATGGTCATTAACAGAACCAGAGGACAAGCATTTCAAATCTTGGCTAATCCCAAT GTGTCTTCAGGGAAACGAGGCTCGGTTAAAGAAGTGATCATGGTTGATCCTTTGGAAGCCAAGCGGTTGGCTGCCAAAcaaatgcaagaaattaaagcaAAACAGAAATTCAAG AGATGTGAAATTGAAGCAATTAACGGAGCTTGGGCAATGATTGGTCTTACAGCAGGTTTGGTAATTGAAGGTCAGACTGGAAAAAGTATTTTGGCTCAG TTGGCAGGATACTGGAGCATTGTTGTCAGTTTTTTTTGTGCAGTAATTGTAAAGTTTGAGAAATTGCagattttttctcaaataattcTTTAA
- the LOC121263152 gene encoding RING-H2 finger protein ATL56-like, producing the protein MPSHDQPSPPTPSKPNPKLLSLLLKAIIMTLLTSLFFLFLGLASATLLLLHVSLSSHRHRRSSLPSTSSSGLPPRDLNTLPHFRLKRHARKNGAAEDEECVVCLDSFRDGQCCRKLAACGHLFHKRCVDSWLVKVAACPMCRAHVQSNAGTKGSMVGLEEDEDKKLWGDLVGL; encoded by the coding sequence ATGCCTTCCCATGACCAACCATCACCACCAACACCGTCAAAACCGAATCCAAAGCTCCTATCCCTCCTCCTTAAGGCCATCATCATGACCCTCCTCAcctctctcttcttcctatTCCTCGGCCTTGCCTCCGCCACCTTGCTCCTCCTCCATGTCTCCCTCTCTTCCCACCGCCACCGCCGTTCTTCTCTCCCCTCCACCTCTTCTTCTGGGCTACCCCCCAGAGACCTCAACACCCTCCCCCACTTCAGATTAAAGCGGCACGCCAGGAAGAATGGCGCCGCTGAAGATGAAGAATGCGTGGTCTGCCTTGACTCCTTCAGGGACGGCCAGTGCTGCAGGAAACTCGCGGCTTGCGGTCACCTGTTCCACAAGCGGTGCGTGGACTCGTGGCTCGTCAAGGTCGCCGCCTGTCCGATGTGCCGAGCACATGTGCAATCAAATGCGGGAACGAAGGGTTCCATGGTGGGTttggaggaggatgaggataAGAAGCTTTGGGGGGATTTGGTAGGCTTGTAA
- the LOC121262726 gene encoding uncharacterized mitochondrial protein AtMg00810-like: MEVGRSKAGIQLSQRKYALDILSETGLLATKPSLVPMESNSKLSKTEGPLFHGPSLYHKLVGKLLYLTNTRPDLSYSMNLLSQFLDTPRVLHYDALIKVLKYVGNGVFLPANSTLNLVAYSDANWENCPDTCQSTTEFCVFIGNSLVSWK; the protein is encoded by the coding sequence ATGGAAGTCGGTCGTTCCAAAGCAGGCATACAGCTTAGCCAACGTAAATATGCGTTGGACATATTATCCGAGACTGGTCTCTTGGCAACCAAACCTTCTCTCGTGCCCATGGAATCGAATTCTAAGCTCAGCAAGACTGAAGGTCCACTATTTCATGGACCTTCTCTATATCACAAGTTGGTTGGAAAGCTACTGTATTTGACTAATACACGACCCGATTTAAGCTATAGCATGAATCTCCTCAGCCAGTTTTTGGACACCCCTCGTGTTTTGCATTATGATGCATTAATCAAAGTTCTTAAATATGTCGGGAATGGCGTTTTTCTCCCGGCCAATTCAACTTTGAACCTTGTTGCTTACTCTGACGCCAACTGGGAAAATTGTCCAGACACTTGCCAATCAACCACTGAATTTTGTGTGTTCATTGGAAATTCTCTTGTCTCATGGAAGTAA
- the LOC121263178 gene encoding EG45-like domain containing protein codes for MGALRVVIHGFIMVIIAICLMSEAANAEQGTAIFYDPPYIPSACYGRQNLGVMVAGASDAIWRNRAACGKNYRVRCIGGANLAPHPCKSGNVVVKIVDYCSSPGCNGTINLSRDAFSKIADLNAGKVKIEYFPA; via the exons atgggAGCACTGAGAGTGGTTATTCACGGTTTCATCATGGTGATCATAGCCATATGTCTCATGTCAGAGGCAGCAAATGCAGAACAGGGCACTGCTATTTTCTACGATCCCCCTTATATTC CCTCTGCATGCTATGGAAGACAAAACCTTGGTGTGATGGTAGCTGGAGCAAGTGATGCGATATGGAGGAATCGAGCAGCCTGTGGGAAAAATTACAGAGTCAGATGCATTGGAGGCGCAAACCTGGCACCACATCCTTGCAAGTCTGGCAACGTTGTGGTTAAAATCGTGGATTACTGTTCGTCACCGGGATGCAATGGAACCATAAATCTCTCTAGAGATGCTTTCTCCAAAATAGCTGATCTTAATGCCGGAAAAGTCAAAATTGAGTATTTTCC GGCTTGA